The following coding sequences lie in one Numida meleagris isolate 19003 breed g44 Domestic line chromosome Z, NumMel1.0, whole genome shotgun sequence genomic window:
- the PHAX gene encoding phosphorylated adapter RNA export protein — protein sequence MALEVRRMEGDVEDGELSDSDSDMPGAGSPRDRQQKSHDGSNAGRLFQSSVSSGAPDVPYRTTKSVDSSDESFSESDDDSCLWKRKRQKCFNFPPAKSEPFLLNQSHQKQTAPGGKKVNNIWGMVLQEQNQDAVATELGILGMDGSIDRSRQSETYNYLLAKKLMKEAQQKEAETLDKELDEYMHDDKKTLPAEEENGQGFLKRKRSVKDRLGERQEMKYKGRYEITEEDSEEKVADEIAYRLCEPKKELIARVVKIIGKRKAIELLMETAEVEQNGGLFIVNGTRRRTPGGVYLNLLKNTPSIKEEQIKEIFYLENQKEYENKKAAKKRRIQVLGKKMKKAIKGLNLQEYDDASRETFASDTNEALASLDDLQEGHHETKMEPEDIIEIDNAHDLEIF from the exons ATGGCGTTGGAAGTGAGGCGCATGGAGGGTGATGTGGAGGATGGCGAGCTTTCCGACTCGGACTCCGACATGCCCGGCGCCGGTTCTCCCAGGGACCGGCAGCag aaatcacaTGATGGCAGTAATGCAGGCAGACTTTTCCAGAGCAGTGTTTCATCAGGTGCACCAGATGTTCCTTATCGGACAACCAAAAGCGTAGATTCAAGTGATGAAAGCTTTTCTGAATCTGATGATGACAGCTGTCTGTGGAAACGAAAACGGCAGAAGTGTTTCAACTTTCCTCCTGCTAAATCTGAGCCCTTTCTGCTTAATCAGAGCCACCAGAAACAAACTGCTCCAGGTGGTAAGAAAGTTAACAACATCTGGGGCATGGTGCTCCAGGAGCAAAATCAGGATGCAGTGGCTACTGAACTTGGGATTCTAGGAATGGATGGAAGTATTGACAGGAGCAGGCAGTCGGAGACTTACAATTATTTATTGGCTAAAAAGCTGATGAAGGAAGCTCAGCAGAAGGAGGCAGAGACTTTAGATAAAGAACTGGATGAATACATGCATGATGACAAGAAAACATTGccagcagaagaagaaaatggacAAGGCTTTCTCAAACGGAAGCGATCAGTAAAAGATAGACTAGGTGAAAgacaagaaatgaaatacaaaggaagATATGAAATAACAGAAGAAGATTCAGAGGAGAAAGTAGCAGATGAAATTGCTTACCG GCTTTGTGAACCAAAGAAAGAATTAATAGCTCGAGTCGTGAAAATaattggaaagagaaaagctatCGAACTTCTTATGGAAACTGCTGAAGTGGAACAGAATGGTGGACTGTTCATAGTG AACGGTACTAGGAGGAGAACACCAGGGGGTGTTTATTTAAACCTGCTGAAGAACACACCCAGTATCAAAGAAGAACAAATCAAG GAAATATTCTATCTGGAAAACCAAAAGgagtatgaaaacaaaaaagctgctAAGAAGAGGAGAATACAAGTTCtaggaaagaagatgaaaaaagccATTAAAGGGCTAAACCTGCAGGAATATGATGATGCGTCTCGTGAAACTTTTGCTAGTGACACAAACGAAGCTCTGGCTTCTCTGGATGATTTACAGGAGGGGCATCATGAAACAAAGATGGAACCTGAAGATATTATAGAAATTGATAATGCTCATGATTTGGAGATCTTTTAG